A part of Numenius arquata chromosome 2, bNumArq3.hap1.1, whole genome shotgun sequence genomic DNA contains:
- the MGAT3 gene encoding beta-1,4-mannosyl-glycoprotein 4-beta-N-acetylglucosaminyltransferase isoform X1: MGCVVPLGNFDPGRRKLAGQRAAVVQHGVEGPQRWVCGAWRESLPLCLLLHGGSHALGRRGQPLCCKGLLGDLVPLLAFAQTFPFLNSRRMKMRRHKLFLTLCMAGLCLISFLHFLKALSYVTFPRELASLSPNLVSSFFWNNAPVTPQVSPEPGGAEFLRTPLYSHSPLLQPLPPSRASEELHKVEFVLPEDTTEYFVRTKAGGVCFKPGTKVLEKPPVGGRPEERADGAGSGRPARKPLSASGTKRRKWVECVCLPGWHGPSCGVPTVVQYSNLPTKDRLVPREVPRRVVNAINVNHEFDLLDVRFHELGDVVDAFVVCESNFTAYGEPRPLKFREMLLNGSFDYIRHKLLYVFLDHFPPGGRQDGWIADDYLRTFLTRDGISRLRNLRPDDVFIIDDADEIPARDGVLFLKLYDGWTEPFAFHMRKSLYGFFWKQPGTLEVVSGCTMGMLQAVYATDGIRLRRREYYTMPGFRQYENSTGHILVQWSLGSPLHFAGWHCSWCFTPEGIYFKLVSAQNGDFPRWGDYEDKRDLNYIRELIRTGGWFDGTTQEYPPADPKEQMYAPKYLLKNYQRFRYLLENPYRKVEGAG, from the exons ATGGGTTGTGTGGTGCCTCTCGGGAACTTTGACCCTGGGAGGAGGAAGCTGGCAGGGCAGAGAGCTGCCGTGGTGCAGCATGGTGTGGAGGGACCACAGAGGTGGGTGTGTGGAGCTTGGAGGGAGTCTCTACCTCTTTGCCTGCTGCTGCATGGAGGGTCTCATGCCCTGGGGAGAAGAGGGCAGCCTCTGTGTTGCAAAGGGCTTTTGGGTGACCTTGTTCCCTTGCTCGCCTTTGCCCAAACCTTCCCTTTCCTAAACAGCAGAAG GATGAAGATGAGACGCCATAAGCTCTTTCTGACTCTCTGCATGGCTGGTCTCTGCCTCATCTCCTTCTTGCACTTCCTCAAGGCCCTTTCCTATGTCACCTTCCCCCGGGAGCTGGCTTCGCTTAGTCCCAACCTCGTCTCCAGCTTCTTCTGGAACAATGCCCCCGTCACACCTCAGGTCAGCCCTGAGCCAGGGGGTGCAGAGTTCCTCCGCACGCCCCTGTACTCCCACTCCCCTttgctccagcccctgcctcccagcagagccagcgAAGAGCTGCACAAAGTCGAGTTTGTGCTGCCAGAAGACACAACAGAATATTTTGTCCGTACCAAAGCCGGCGGCGTTTGCTTTAAACCAGGCACCAAGGTGTTGGAGAAGCCACCCGTGGGAGGGCGGCCGGAGGAGCGAGCGGATGGCGCAGGGTCGGGGCGGCCGGCTCGCAAGCCGCTGAGCGCCAGCGGGACCAAGCGGCGCAAGTGGGTGGAGTGCGTGTGCTTGCCGGGCTGGCATGGCCCCAGCTGCGGGGTCCCCACTGTGGTCCAGTACTCCAACCTGCCCACCAAGGACCGCCTCGTGCCGCGGGAGGTCCCCCGGCGGGTCGTCAATGCTATCAATGTCAACCATGAGTTTGACCTCCTGGATGTCCGCTTCCACGAGCTGGGAGACGTGGTGGACGCCTTCGTGGTGTGCGAGTCGAACTTCACAGCCTATGGAGAACCGCGGCCCCTCAAGTTCCGTGAGATGCTCCTCAACGGCTCCTTTGACTACATCCGCCACAAGTTGCTCTACGTCTTCCTGGACCACTTCCCCCCTGGTGGCCGCCAGGACGGCTGGATCGCTGACGATTACCTGCGCACCTTTCTTACCCGGGACGGCATCTCTCGCCTCCGCAACCTGCGCCCAGATGACGTCTTCATCATCGATGATGCCGATGAGATCCCGGCTCGCGATGGCGTGCTCTTCCTCAAGCTCTACGACGGCTGGACGGAGCCCTTCGCCTTTCACATGCGCAAGTCACTCTACGGCTTCTTCTGGAAGCAACCAGGCACCTTGGAGGTGGTCTCGGGCTGCACCatggggatgctccaggctgTCTATGCTACTGACGGGATCCGTCTGCGGCGCCGCGAGTACTACACCATGCCTGGCTTTCGGCAGTACGAGAACAGCACAGGACACATCCTGGTGCAGTGGTCACTGGGCAGCCCCCTCCACTTTGCTGGCTGGCATTGCTCCTGGTGTTTCACCCCAGAGGGGATCTACTTCAAACTGGTGTCAGCCCAGAATGGGGACTTCCCCCGCTGGGGTGACTACGAGGATAAACGAGACCTCAATTATATCCGGGAGCTGATCCGGACTGGTGGCTGGTTTGATGGTACAACGCAGGAGTATCCCCCTGCCGACCCCAAGGAGCAGATGTATGCTCCCAAGTACCTGCTCAAGAACTACCAGCGGTTCCGCTACTTGCTGGAGAACCCCTACCGAAAAGTGGAGGGCGCTGGTTGA
- the MGAT3 gene encoding beta-1,4-mannosyl-glycoprotein 4-beta-N-acetylglucosaminyltransferase isoform X2, translated as MKMRRHKLFLTLCMAGLCLISFLHFLKALSYVTFPRELASLSPNLVSSFFWNNAPVTPQVSPEPGGAEFLRTPLYSHSPLLQPLPPSRASEELHKVEFVLPEDTTEYFVRTKAGGVCFKPGTKVLEKPPVGGRPEERADGAGSGRPARKPLSASGTKRRKWVECVCLPGWHGPSCGVPTVVQYSNLPTKDRLVPREVPRRVVNAINVNHEFDLLDVRFHELGDVVDAFVVCESNFTAYGEPRPLKFREMLLNGSFDYIRHKLLYVFLDHFPPGGRQDGWIADDYLRTFLTRDGISRLRNLRPDDVFIIDDADEIPARDGVLFLKLYDGWTEPFAFHMRKSLYGFFWKQPGTLEVVSGCTMGMLQAVYATDGIRLRRREYYTMPGFRQYENSTGHILVQWSLGSPLHFAGWHCSWCFTPEGIYFKLVSAQNGDFPRWGDYEDKRDLNYIRELIRTGGWFDGTTQEYPPADPKEQMYAPKYLLKNYQRFRYLLENPYRKVEGAG; from the coding sequence ATGAAGATGAGACGCCATAAGCTCTTTCTGACTCTCTGCATGGCTGGTCTCTGCCTCATCTCCTTCTTGCACTTCCTCAAGGCCCTTTCCTATGTCACCTTCCCCCGGGAGCTGGCTTCGCTTAGTCCCAACCTCGTCTCCAGCTTCTTCTGGAACAATGCCCCCGTCACACCTCAGGTCAGCCCTGAGCCAGGGGGTGCAGAGTTCCTCCGCACGCCCCTGTACTCCCACTCCCCTttgctccagcccctgcctcccagcagagccagcgAAGAGCTGCACAAAGTCGAGTTTGTGCTGCCAGAAGACACAACAGAATATTTTGTCCGTACCAAAGCCGGCGGCGTTTGCTTTAAACCAGGCACCAAGGTGTTGGAGAAGCCACCCGTGGGAGGGCGGCCGGAGGAGCGAGCGGATGGCGCAGGGTCGGGGCGGCCGGCTCGCAAGCCGCTGAGCGCCAGCGGGACCAAGCGGCGCAAGTGGGTGGAGTGCGTGTGCTTGCCGGGCTGGCATGGCCCCAGCTGCGGGGTCCCCACTGTGGTCCAGTACTCCAACCTGCCCACCAAGGACCGCCTCGTGCCGCGGGAGGTCCCCCGGCGGGTCGTCAATGCTATCAATGTCAACCATGAGTTTGACCTCCTGGATGTCCGCTTCCACGAGCTGGGAGACGTGGTGGACGCCTTCGTGGTGTGCGAGTCGAACTTCACAGCCTATGGAGAACCGCGGCCCCTCAAGTTCCGTGAGATGCTCCTCAACGGCTCCTTTGACTACATCCGCCACAAGTTGCTCTACGTCTTCCTGGACCACTTCCCCCCTGGTGGCCGCCAGGACGGCTGGATCGCTGACGATTACCTGCGCACCTTTCTTACCCGGGACGGCATCTCTCGCCTCCGCAACCTGCGCCCAGATGACGTCTTCATCATCGATGATGCCGATGAGATCCCGGCTCGCGATGGCGTGCTCTTCCTCAAGCTCTACGACGGCTGGACGGAGCCCTTCGCCTTTCACATGCGCAAGTCACTCTACGGCTTCTTCTGGAAGCAACCAGGCACCTTGGAGGTGGTCTCGGGCTGCACCatggggatgctccaggctgTCTATGCTACTGACGGGATCCGTCTGCGGCGCCGCGAGTACTACACCATGCCTGGCTTTCGGCAGTACGAGAACAGCACAGGACACATCCTGGTGCAGTGGTCACTGGGCAGCCCCCTCCACTTTGCTGGCTGGCATTGCTCCTGGTGTTTCACCCCAGAGGGGATCTACTTCAAACTGGTGTCAGCCCAGAATGGGGACTTCCCCCGCTGGGGTGACTACGAGGATAAACGAGACCTCAATTATATCCGGGAGCTGATCCGGACTGGTGGCTGGTTTGATGGTACAACGCAGGAGTATCCCCCTGCCGACCCCAAGGAGCAGATGTATGCTCCCAAGTACCTGCTCAAGAACTACCAGCGGTTCCGCTACTTGCTGGAGAACCCCTACCGAAAAGTGGAGGGCGCTGGTTGA